Proteins from a single region of Hordeum vulgare subsp. vulgare chromosome 6H, MorexV3_pseudomolecules_assembly, whole genome shotgun sequence:
- the LOC123405417 gene encoding uncharacterized protein DDB_G0271670-like, whose protein sequence is SSSSSSSSSSSNSSSSSTSTSSSTSRSSSSSSSSSSSSSSSTSSSSSRGRRTTSSNNSSSSSSSSSSSSSSSSSSSSSSSSRSRSSRSSSISSSSSSSSSSSSSSSSNSSSSSSSSNSSSSSSSSSSSSSSSSSSSRGRRRRRRSSSSSSSSSSSSSSSSSSSSSSSSSSSNSSSSSSSSSSSSSSSSYSSSSSSSSSSTSSSSRSSSSNSSSSGSSRSSSSSSSSSTSSSSSRSRSSRSSSSSSSSSSSSSSRGRRRRRRRSSSSSSSSSSSSSSSSSSSSSSSSSTSSSSSSISSSSSSSSSSSSSSSSSNSTSSSSSSSSSSSSRSSSSSSSSSSSSSSRRRRRRRRSSSSSSSSSSRSSSSSGSSGSSGSSSGSSSSGSGGSGSGSGGSSSTSSSSSSSSSSSTSSSNSSSSSSSSSSSSSSSSSSSSTSSSSSSSSSSSTSSSNSSSSSSSSSSSSSSSSSSSSTSSS, encoded by the exons agtagtagtagtagtagtagtagtagtagtagtaatagtagtagtagtagtactagtactagtagtagtactagtagaagtagtagtagtagtagtagtagtagtagtagtagtagtagtagtactagtagtagtagtagtagaggaagaagaacaactagtagtaataatagtagtagtagtagtagtagtagtagtagtagtagtagtagtagtagtagtagtagtagtagtagtagtagtagaagtagaagtagtcgtagtagtagtattagtagtagtagtagtagtagtagtagtagtagtagtagtagtagtagtaatagtagtagtagtagta gtagtagtaatagtagtagtagtagtagtagtagtagtagtagtagtagtagtagtagtagtagtagtagaggaagaagaagaagaagaagaagtagtagtagtagtagtagtagtagtagtagtagtagtagtagtagtagtagtagtagtagtagtagtagtagtagtagtaatagtagtagtagtagtagtagtagtagtagtagtagtagtagt agtagttatagtagtagtagtagtagtagtagtagtagtactagtagtagtagtaggagtagtagtagtaatagtagtagtagtggtagtagtagaagtagtagtagtagtagtagtagtagtactagtagtagtagtagtagaagtagaagtagtcgtagtagtagtagtagtagtagtagtagtagtagtagtagtagtagaggaagaagaagaagaagaagaagaagtagtagtagtagtagtagtagtagtagtagtagtagtagtagtagtagtagtagtagtagtagtagtagtagtactagtagtagtagtagtagtattagtagtagtagtagtagtagtagtagtagtagtagtagtagta gtagtagtaatagtactagtagtagtagtagtagtagtagtagtagtagtagtagaagtagtagtagtagtagtagtagtagtagtagtagtagtagtagaagaagaagaagaagaagaagaagtagtagtagtagtagtagtagtagtagtaggagtagtagtagtagtggtagtagtggtagtagtggtagtagtagtggtagtagtagtagtggtagtggtggtagtggtagtggtagtggtggtagtagtagtactagtagtagtagtagtagtagtagtagtagtagtactagtagtagtaatagtagtagtagtagtagtagtagtagtagtagtagtagtagtagtagtagtagtagtagtactagtagtagtagtagtagtagtagtagtagtagtactagtagtagtaatagtagtagtagtagtagtagtagtagtagtagtagtagtagtagtagtagtagtagtagtactagtagtagt